DNA sequence from the Nicotiana tomentosiformis chromosome 3, ASM39032v3, whole genome shotgun sequence genome:
caaacCACATAGGactgacgacaccatcccaactagAGATTTCTCCTTCCATCAACACTATTAAGCCTTAAAACCATTTTCTTTTTCCACCATCGGATCATACTCTAGTTAACTTCATATAACTAATCAATACTCATTATTATCAATTTTTagtatttaaaattttcattaaaaCACAACCTGGAAAATCTTTAAAAATTAATGTTTACTCTCCAGCTAAATATCAAAAAAGATTTACTTGGAAAAATATTATGAAAAGATTTACGAGTTAAATTAAGAGCATCTCCACGGctcttatttttgaagttttagtCACCTGTTTAATATTACGAGTGGTACTGCACAAAGAATTGCTTGTCTCTCTTGTGAAATTGAATAGTAGTCAATTAAATAATCACCTCCAAAAGAAATGAATTATGTAATAAATAGTATACTTCATTTTCCAGGATCCCATTATTTGACCTAATAGTTCAACTTAAAGATGGCAAATTGGTGTACTGTAGAGTCTCTCTAAATTAATATTGTCGGgaccatgaaatattattattattttatagaaatattatttaatagataaattaatatttattaatttaaatagtATTTTCGAGATTCAATGAACATCAAAATCATTGTATCTTACTAATTTATGTATCATATTTATtgaattaatataaaaaataaattgattatacaTAAAGTACAATGTATGATGTATGCTTCattgtaatattttttattattaaatgattcattgtaatttttttattattaaatgaTTCATTGTAATGTTTATTGtttattcattataattaataaaTCATTGTAATGTTCATTATTTTTTAATAATCAAATATTATTCATTGtatttttactaaaaatattCAATGTATGAGTACTTTTGATGCAATAAGAAAAGTTAGAGATGAGCTTCAACTAGATttaaattttaagaaaaaataaaaaaatattagaatCATATTTCACTAaattgtcttagatatttttgtaattttaaagaattattaatttataatATTAATGGGACCATATATTTATATAGGGGTCTTCCGAAAATATATTATCTTATTATCTTATCAAAAACGGTAATTTTTTTCACTGACCCAAGTCGGGACCGGAGAAAAATATTATCTTAGAGAGTTTATTAATTTATCGAGTATTAATTTAGAGAAGTTCTATTGTATTTGGATGAAAGTTGGCCGTCAAAATGGGGCAGATTAATAAATTAGAGTGTTTGATATAACGAAAAATATCATTTGATGATTCAGTTAATATTTATGTTTCATTGGTAGAAAAATTTCATCGAGTGAGAGAAAATAACTCCTGTCttcttcaaatatattttaattttaacttCATAGCACTATTCTAACTAATACTCATTAGTATCAATCTTTAATATTCAAAAAATTCATTAAAGTTTGCTGACACTATTTTCAATCTTTatgaatatttatttttcaaaataatattATTCACCCTCCATCCAAACACTGAGAGTGTAATAGTCATGGCCCTAAATCTTATTGAAAATCGAATCCCTTATCACATTCTactaaataattcaaaattacgTGGAGTCAAATTTATATTTATATCCAAATTAGAGGACCTAATGTAGTAAAACGCTCTCTTAAAGCAGGATTTTGGCTGTCTAAAAATAGTGCGACATTAATCATTGCTTTGGCCAACTCTTGGGCATTTCAATCCCATGATTAACGAATAATTAATACACTAATCCAAATTTCAATAAAGCCATTTGCTTGCTTGTCTTTATTATTTCACCGACAGCATCTGTGATATTTTTTTCGATTTAACAAATCTGAACCATATTTCATGTCTGATTCTCGGAGCTGACTAATCCATAAGGTCAGGTCTTTAACGAAACTTCCACCACTAACCCCAATAGAATtaaataacatgagaaaacaaataatttagcttaaaaaaTAGATTTTGGCTTCCAAAAGTCATAACATGAGAAGTCCAAGAAAACAATTTCCATTCTCAACCCCCAGAAAAaaaagttttttaaaaataaattgttgatttaaaataatataaaacaatTTCTTAAAGATTATCCAAGCACACGATGGTCACTTATATTACTAACAGTATAAAATTATCAGACCAGACAATAAATTTGAGAATACAATTACATATAGGGAAAAAGTTTAATTTGTATACATAAATTATGAGACCAaacaatatactatataatattGGACAGACAGATATGTGTAAAGAAATAGGGCAAACTACAAAGATACGCTGACTGATCGCAAAACACAAGTAAGGATTAAGAAACCATCACATGGTCACCACTTGGTCAGACGtgtgcctcaatctttttagcaAACACTTAACTATTATTACTTCACTTATTATATATATGCTCCATCGTGAAAGCAGCAAGCAAATGAATTGGCCAAAATTGCAAAGAACACCTAAGTGGGTGAAGATCCATATAACGGACTTCAACTTGGTTAAGATCCATATAATAAATCTTTGACGTATTGAAGAACTAAACCTAGCATCGCATAAATCACACTATGAAAAAGACAGTTATGATAAAGTAGGAAATACTGCAGTTATTATTATGGCTTCTGCAAGCAGCTACTCTAGAGATTGGTAATGCACATGTCAACATGCTTACTAAAAGCAGTACGTACTTATTTCAACAGACTAGCCATCATTTGAGTCTCCAGCTCATTCTACATCATGTTTGGTCCGTTAAGCATAGCTGTGGAAGTAAAAGACTGTAAAATTTAATCCTAACATAGGAAAAAGTGATTCATCTGAGTCTTAATTAGAGTTACTCAATAGCCCgataaaataatttaagtacACCACATAATGACTGTTATAATGTAAAAAGAGTTATTATCCTAAAATCCTCCTAAACTATCATATTTTTGTCAGTTTCCTACTTAAATTATTTGGTGTCCCCAAAACTTCCTCTGAACTATATTTCCCTTCATACTAAAACTCCCTCACTGCATTCTTAGAGGTGCCTCTAGTACATGCTCCAAATTATCTAAAAAACGTGCCATGTGGCACCAACACATGGCTATTTAGCCCAGCCTAAAAACCCCATAAATTATAACTTGTTTGTCAGTTACCTACTTAAACTATCTAGTGCCCCCCAAAACCCCCTGAACTATATTCTCCTATATATTAAAATCATATATTGAATTCTCATATGTGCGTCTGTCTAACTATATTAACTTATAGTTTGTACTAATTTTTTTTATGTAGTTTACTCATGATGACATCATGGATGACTAATTAATTCTAGGAGTTTAATTTGGCCAAAATAGTATCTAATATAATGGGTTAATTTTAGGTTTAACTATGGTTGTTCTTTATACTAGACTCCAATTGAGTAATTCCTTATTTACATTCTTTTtgcatcaaaataaaaaataaacaaataaaggcatataatattgtatttatgaaaAATCATCTTATATTACATAAACAAGattacacaaaaaaaaaattgcaaataaGAAATTAATCGTCCAACAACTACATTCTCTTATTCTAAATTACACAAACAAGGTTTAAGAGATTCAACTTATTCTCTACAACAAGGTGTTAGTTTAATAAGAAGATTTAAATGGGTGTTCTTTTAACAATGTATCAAAGACATGAAAGAagactaaaaaagaaagaaaataaattattttggAGGAAACAAGAGAGAAATTTTTCGGAAGGAACCCGTACGGAAAACTGAAGGAAAAGGGTAAAAAATACGAAGGAGAatgtgaaaaaataaaaaaggtgaAACGTGAAAAATAAGGAAGAATGATGGATATAAaggaaataagaaaaatattttaaaaattgaaaaggGGTTAAGCTAATTAGCCATTATATTCTACCATGTGGGCCTTTTTGATGGATTTTTTCAGCCGTCACACGCTCCCAAGCGAGTGTATATACACGTTATGCAAGGTAAGTAGCGAGGGAGTTTAGATATGAAGGACAATATAGTTCAGGAAGATTTTGGGGATACCAAATAGTTTAAATAGGAAACTGACAAAAATATAATAGTTTAAGGGGGTTTTAGGATATTAACTCATATAAAAATGCTGGGCATGAAAACCGTGCCCCAAGCATGCTGGGCCGTTCTTAGTATACTTGTAAATAGAATTCCCTTAactagccctaaaatgccaaatgaGACGATACCAAATGCAAGGaacaattaagcaaataagaATTGCTGCTGAGAGAACCACCAAAATAGCCTCAGCAAAAAATTCTACCTGGGAAGTAATATTTACAGTTTTACAACACCTTATGTATATTTTTAAACTATTTCCACCTTCTCATCATGCCCTATCAGAGATCAAACCTACAATTACATCATCACCGGCTATGGTACACATAATACAGCGCAAGCCAACACAAGTGAGTGGCAGAAGGGCTGCTCCAAGAATTTCTGGAAGAGTTGACAATTCATACCAAATAAGTTGCTATAGTGTTTTCACAAAAAAATTATTTCCTTCAATCTGAAAGTGGAAGACTGCATAATACTACACATTTCCTCCTCAAGAAACTAGACCTCATAGAACAAACAATGTTTCTGGATCTCAGGTTTATCAGCACAGATTGAGCGACATTGGCTCAGTGAACACTCTAATAAACACCAAACTAGGCACATTGCCTACAGTTTTTTTCCTTGCAACTCTTCAAATGAGGAACACACTAAATGCAAAGGAAGTATCATTATTCACTGGAATACGCTGCCGAATTTTAATGTGGACAAAACCACTGGATAAGTGAGTGAGTCTCATCCTAGATACTAGTCAGACAAGCATATGACTACACTCGTCCATCCAGCAGTTTAGTCCACGTTTATCCCAAGCAAGAAGTTAGGCTATGAACTCAATCACTCAATTATAACAACCAAACTTTACACATCGTTCTCACACGAATATTGCAAAGAACCATCGAGTTCAAAATAAGAACATTGACACAGTAACAGACCATATGTTTGGCTAAAGCACAAATCTGTTGCAGAACGAACACAAAAAAGGCAAGGATGCCATCTCTTCCCACAGTGCAGGTCCATGATCAAAAGGAGCTTTTATGTAATGCGGTAACCTGTTTATCACTAAGCCCAACCTCCTAACTTCTCGATCTCGTCATTTCATGCTCTATCATTATATGTATCTATATTCATAAAACTATACAAGTGCATGTTTGATGTCCTTTATTTAATAACTATTCAGAATAAGCCAAAACAATTTGCTCCAAAAGCAAGATCATCGTCTTGCTCAGGTTTATGTTCCAAGCTAATGATAGGTAAATATGTGTTTCTCTCACATGACATCCCCTTAAATGCATCTGTTTTTCTTGCCTAGGCCAAGCTATGAATACAAAAATATACCGAATGTAGTCccataagtggggtctggggaggccTAAGCTATGAATAGTTAACAATTTTACAAGTAGCAGTAGCACAAACGACAATATGCTTGGATAATACAGCCACTACAGGTTAAACCAAATATTCTATCTACTGAATCAGACATATCCTTTCTGTTaagaaacaacaacaaaatccaaGTTTAACTATTCAAGCCACAAAAGCTTTACACAGTTTATTACAGTCGTAGTTCATAAGTTGTTAGTCCTCAAAATTGATCCAAGATGACATATTGCTTACCCAAAAATGAATCACCTCAATCCAAATAAAAATGTACTTCATACAGGAAAGAGTTCCTTCATAGCAAAGATCTTTAAGTTGCTAACAGTGGATGTCCATGTAACATAATCACACAACTTCAACAATGAGACTCAGTCTATCTAGCCAAAAGAAAATGTTCAGAGACTGAACACAAAATGCAGCAAAACATTCCACAGGCATAAACAACTACCAACATGATAATTCAAAACATACACTTTTCTCCACCCTCAACACTACAATCTGTTAAGCTAGCTCATTGCATTGATCCAGCTAATACAATTTCAACCAGATCAAGAGATTTTAATTCAAAATTGCAGTCTCCTAAAAACAAGAAAGAACACCACATTTAATTAAAAGCACCATATTAAGTTATCTTATTTTAGATCAATTCAATTATattgaagcaaaaaaaaaaaaaaaaaaaaattaggaagAGTTTTAGGAAATAGGATGATCTTAGCTATCATGAATGGAAGTTCCAGGAGATGAAATTTTCACCATCTGCCTTAATAAACAATGTAAAAACATAGAGCAAAAGCTATTCTATGGCAGTCAATACATTCTTAACAAACAAGACCTTGTAAAAAGCGATAGTCTGCTATGGTTTTAAGCACTAGAATACTAAAACTATAAAACATGAGATTTCGTGAAGaaaagtgcaaataaagaaaaaataaacatCATGTAAATCAAGTTTAAGAACTATTTAATTACTTTGATTTGCAAAATGCAGTTCTACGTTTCTATCAGATTTAATAACTGCCCTTTTTTACTAAATTCCTAGTATCCCCTTCCTATTTACTAACATATTCACTCAtattatacaacaacaataacaacccagtataatcccactagtggggtctggggagggtagtgtgtacgcagaccttacccctaccctggggtagagaggctgtttccaaatgaccctcggcatccttccctccaagaactccccaccttgctcttggggtgactcgaactcacaacctcttggttggaagtggagggtgcttaccatcagagcaacccaccttgtcaaaTTTAATTAACAATATTCACTCATATTATACTTAACAATAATTTAATTGCTTTGACCACTATATTTATTGTTTAATACCTACCTCTTCAGGAGGGAGCTCATGGGCATGAAGCGCATTTGGTGTCTGCATTAAAGCACAACCTAACTGAGGTGAAGTGCATAATCTAGGATGCAACTTACCATCATAGCTTAAGTGTGTCTTAAGGGAGCCCTTAACAACGCTGCTGGAAAGTATAACTACTTAACTAATTAAACACAAACTAATTGTATGAAATGATTAAAAAATATCTCAAAAATGAGCCAAATTAGGGATGAGATGCTTATTGCAACTTATGGTTTACCATAATCAATATTTTGGAGAATTTCAACCAAGGTAGACATGAAAAGCTTCACCTTAATTGGGATGGATGCACGTAACGTAAGTATAGGGAGCAAATAGTGCATGTAATGAGACTAAGCACCGCATTTCATTCGACCTTTTCATCCAACAATCGTGTCAGCTGAAGCCTTAGCGCATCTTCTATCTTAGAAGAACTTCAACCAAACATGGACATCCTAGCCAACATGGCCATTCTCAAGCCTCTTCAAAACCACAAGTACTTGAAAGTTCAAGCCTCTTAGGGTCAATTAACTCTAATAATGACATAAAAGCAGCCCTTGCAACATCATACAGGAGTTCCAACTCTTTGCCTAGACCTTCTCCATATATGAAAACTAATTTAAGAGCAAGCAGAATCAGAGGCACATAGCTTACCCTTTGTGCGTTGGTCCCCACTGCTTGAACGCCCCTGCTCAACCATCAAACAGGCGACTCTACTTTAAGCCCAGGCATTCAAGCAACAATCTTGGTGAAGAACGCAAGATCATTCCTTTTTATAACGAAGATGGTGTCTTTCGTAGAGAATCATATGTTTTCGCAGGTTCTCTACTTCTTGGTATACCGTCTGTATACAAGAAGTCTTCCTATCATCAATAAAGTTATTTAAAACCATCCGAGAGAAAAGAGTGAAGAAAGCAAAATCAATTCTTAAGAGCATCACATCTCAAGTAATACGTAGCTAGGATTCATAACCATAACACTAGGGAACAAGTGACAAAGCTTCTAGAGCGAGACCCTAATAGGTGGATCCAGAATTTACTTTATGGGTTCGGGATGCCACTGAAGCCACTGACCATTTGAGTTACTGGGTTCGAAATCTAATATTTGGACATATTTAGTAGATTTCTTAACATATACAGGGTCTAAGCCAAAGCTACCCGGTTCGGCTGAACCTGTAACTTATACCGTACATCCACCCCTGACCAATAGGAGTCACATGAATATTCACAGTTTTCTTGCCTAAGCTAATCATTAGACACCACACATGTATGATCAGGTGCATACTAATATAGCTCCCCGCTATCCTACAAATTTCACAAAAGCATGCGTTTTTATCAACAATGCACAATTAAACTAAGCTCTTAACCTCTAAATATGATGCAATccaaacataatcttaaacataatatAAAAGCAAGGGGACACAAACTCCATAAAAAATGTAAATTGAAAAGAATGCCAATTGTCCCTGCAAGAAAACATCATAGTTGCTGCACTGGTCGTCAAGATTTTGCAGTAAACTGATGAAAACAAGTAAAGGCTCAATTTTTCAAAGTCATATAGTTAACATTTATTTTCGGCATTATCAACCAAAAAAAAACTATCCACAGAGGAATTCTCATCCTTCTTTCGAAAACCTAATTTAGAAAACCCCAAAAAGGGGCCGGCTTTAACAATCATACCAACACGGATATAGATCAAGAGAGATCACTCAGCATCAGCAGATTCAAGCTGGAGTCGTTTGAGGGCTTCTTGATGGGCCCAAGTTTCGAGGGTGAGATCGGGCTTGGCGTTGAGGCCCACACCGAGGATGACGATAGTGAGAAAGCTGGTGACGTAGCAAGGGAGTTCCCAATCCTCCCATTTCCTGGACTGACCAGGTGGAGGTGGTGGACGGTTGAAGAGGTAACCGTTGGGCCGTTCTTGATGGCCCGGAGTAGTGAACGGGTTCGGGCCGTATCCTCCTCTTGTTCGGAGGCCCGAACTGAGACGGACCCGGAGCATGCCTGCGGCTGTCGCGGACGGCATTTTGTTACGAAGAACAGAGAGAAAAGTGAAGAGAGTGTGAATCGATTGCACAGTATTTGTTTTTCTAAGGATTGCTTGAAGAAAACGGCTTCGACGGCGTCCTTCTCTGGTCCAGGTGGCTCTTTTTATCAAGTTAATAACGTTACACGTAGAGGCACCTTATTTAGTAGGAAAAAACACTTGCTGGCAAAAGATAATTGCATTGCATATATATCATTAAAACAAGTAAACTTGTGATATAAGTGATTCGTTTGGTTCACACGTTAGCTACGGTATTATAGTGTAGAAATTATTTATGCAATGAATAATATAAGAAAAAGGCATATTTGAAGTTAGTGGATAGCGCAGACGATGAGGAGCAAAGGACGAACAAAGAGTTGTATAAGAAGACTAGGAAGGAGGCAAAATTAAAAGTAGCAGAGACTAAGACAGCAACGTTTGGTTGTTTGTATGAAGAACTTGGGGTCAAAGGAGGCGACTAGAGACTATATATATGCTAGCCAAGGTGAGAGAAAGGAAGGCCCGTGATCTAGACCAGGTGAAGTACATCAAAGATGAGGGAGGCAGAGTTCTGATAGAAGAGGCACATATTAGACGAAGATAGCAGGCGCACTTCCATAAACTCTTGAATGAAGAGAGAGACACGAACATTGTGCTGGGTGATCTGGAGCTATCCGAGAGTCATCGAGATTTTCAGTATTGTAAGCGTATTAAAGTTGAAGAGGtcgagggggctatgcgtaagatgaacAGGGGTAGAGCAACCACACCAAACGAAATCCCGGTGGATTTTGAAAGCACGCAGGTATGGCAGGATTGGAGTGGCTCACTGGGTTGTTTAActcatttttaggacgaagaagatgccGAAAGAAtagaggtggagtacgatgattccgttgtacaagaacaaagataatgtccaaaataataataattatatgagTATCAAACTGCTTAGTTATACTATGAAGGTTTGAGAGAGAGTGATTGAAGTAATAGTTAGGAGGACAGTGTCTATTTACGAGAACTAGTTTGGATTCATGTCGGAAAGTTCGACTACATAATCCATTCATCTTGTAAGGAGATTAGTGGAACAATATAGGGAGAGAAGAAATATTTGCACATAGAGAGAGAAAAATGAAGAGAGTGTGAATCGATTGCACATTATTTGTTTTCTAAGGATTGCTTGAAGAAGACGACTTCAACGGCATCATTCTCTGGATAGCGCAGACGATGAGGAGTAGAGGACGAACAACGAGTTGTATAAGAAGACTAGGAAGGAGACAAAATTAGCAGTACCAGAGACTAAGACAACAGCGTTTGGTTGTTTGTATGAAGAACTTGGGGTCAAAGGAGGCGACTAGAGACTGTACATGCTAGCCAAAGTGAGAGAAAGGAAGGCCCGTGATCTAGACCAGGTGAAGTACATCAAAGACGAGGAAGGCAGAGTTCTGATAGAAGAGGCGCATATTAGACGAAGATAGCAGGCGTACTTTCATAAACTCTTGAATGAAGAGGGAGACACGAACATTGTGCTGGGTGATCTGGAGCTATCCGAGAGTCATCGATATTTTCGGTATTGTAATCGTATTAAAGTTGAAGAGGCcgagggggctatgcgtaagatgaacAAAGGTAGAGCAACCAGACCAAACGAAATCCCAGTGGATTTTGAAAGCACGTAGGTATGGCAGGATTGGAGTGGCTCACTGGGTTGTTTAACTCATTTTTAGGATGAAGAAGATGCCGAAAGAATAGAGGTAGAGTACGATGAttccgttgtacaagaacaaagataatgtccaaaataataataattatatgagTATCAAACTGCTTAGTTATACTATGAAGGTTTGAGAGAGAGTGATTGAAGTAATAGTTAGGAGGACAGTGTCTATTTACGAGAACCAGTTTGGATTCATATCGGGAAGTTCGACTACAAAATTCATTTATCTTGTAAGGAGATTAGTGGAACAATATAGGGAGAGAAGAAGTATTTGTACATGGTattcattgacctagagaaagcatacgACAAAGTCCCAAGCGAGGttctgtggagatgtttggagacTAAAGGTGTTCCTGTAGCGTACATTAGgatgattaaggacatgtacggTGGAGCTAAAACTCGGGTAAGGACTGTGGGAGAAGACTCGAATATTTTTCTGTTGTGATGGGGTTGCACTAGGGCTCAGCTCTTATCCCGTTCTTATTTGCCTAAGTGATGGACGCATTGACGcgccatattcaaggggaggtgccatggtgtatgtcaTTCGCAGATGACATTgtactgattgacgagacgcgaggcgGCGTCAACGAGAGACTGAAAGTTTGGAGACAGACTCTGGAGTTTAAAGGTTTTAAGTTGAGTAGTACTAAGACAGAATACTTAAAGTGCAAGTTCAGTGACACGACCGAGGAAGTGGACATGGACGTGAGGCttgattcacaagtcatccccaaagATAGGAAGTTTCAGATATTTTGGGTCTGTTATCTAAGAGAATGTGGAGATTAACAacgatgtcacacatcgtatcggAGCATCGCGGATGAAATTGAGTCTAGTATCTAGAGTCTTGTGTAATAAGAAAGTGCCACCGAGACTTAAAGGTAAGTCCTACAGAGTGATGGTTAgatcgactatgttgtatggagtaGAGTactgttggccagtcaagaactttcatatccagaagatgagaaTAGCAGAGATGAGGATAATTTAGATGTACGGGCATATAAAATTGGATAAGATTAGAAATAATGATATTTGGGTAAAGGTGGGAAAGGCCTCAGTAgaagacaagatgcgggaagcgagactaAAATAATTCGTACATGTGTAGAAGAGAAACATAGATGCCccagtaaggaggtgtgagcgatTGCTCTTGGTgggtatgagaagaggtagagggaggccaaagaaatattggggagaggtgatcaagcATGGCATGGCACGACTGTAGCTTACCGAGAACGtggcccttgataggagggtgtggaggtcgagaattaaggTAGAAGGCTAGTAGATAGTCGAGTGTTTTTCATTTTTGTACCGGTGGTATTAGTGTTGGTCTGTTAGTTCTTCTTATTCTTAAATTGCATTTATTACCtattattttcttattatctttcGCTTCGGTTTCTTGGTATCCTGCTGTTGTTACTGCTTATTGCTATTGCTTCCTTCTATCTATTTTTTCAGTATCTTGCTATTGTTGTTGCTTGTTTTGCTACTGCTTTGTTTCATCTTtcctgagccgagagtctatcggaaacatcaTCTCTATcttcccagggtaggggtaaggtgtgCATACACACTAACCtctccaaaccccacttgtgggatccactaatttttttttattgttgttgttgtaatgaaTAATAGTTAAGAGATTGATATGCAATAATTAATCATATAGGACATGTTATGCAATGATTAATAGTTGAGAGATTTGTCGAGATTACTTATATTAAGTGCATCTTCTCTTTAGATATTTTGATTTATGTATTACTAATATACGTAACATAAGAGTTTTAATTTTATTATCGATACACA
Encoded proteins:
- the LOC104108466 gene encoding uncharacterized protein, with the protein product MPSATAAGMLRVRLSSGLRTRGGYGPNPFTTPGHQERPNGYLFNRPPPPPGQSRKWEDWELPCYVTSFLTIVILGVGLNAKPDLTLETWAHQEALKRLQLESADAE